From the Rhodothalassiaceae bacterium genome, one window contains:
- a CDS encoding hypothetical protein (possible pseudo, frameshifted) → MLGDTAVAVHPEDDRYRHLVGRMVRLPLVGRLIPIIADEHADPEQGSGAVKITPAHDFNDFEVARRHGLPMIPIFDEEARINDNAPERYRGLDRYEARKRIVADLEEQGLLVKVEPKRIMMPYGDRSGVVVEPMLTDQWFVDAAKLAGPAIEAVRRRDTRFIPPQWEKTYFQWLENIQPWCISRQIWWGHRIPAWYGPEGSIFVAETEEEAHAEARAKFGADVTLQRDPDVLDTWFSSALWPFSTLGWPEETPELKRFYPTSTLVTGFDIIFFWVARMMMSGLHFMKDVPFRQVYITGLVRDARGEKMSKSKGNVIDPLDFIEKYGADALRFTLAALETQGRDIKLSESRVEGYRNFATKLWNAARFCRLNDIRGVLHRGVAAPPATLTVNRWIMGATRRAVEELTAALEAFRFDVAAHTIYHFVWHGFCDWYLEFIKPVLAGGDADAAAETRAVAGCVLDVILTLLHPFMPFVTEELWHALAPEGEGDARGDLILGRWPQAEAIPADAAAEAEIDWTIRLISEIRSARTAVNVPAAAQIPALVRGLAPEKRDWLEAQRPMITRLARLSDISQAAELPAHGAVTLALDEATVALPVADVIDIAAERERLMKAIAKAEREAASLEKRLANPNFRDRAPAEVVAETEGRLEETRALITRLKAAADRLAG, encoded by the coding sequence ATGCTGGGCGACACGGCGGTCGCCGTGCATCCGGAGGACGACCGCTACCGGCATCTCGTCGGCCGCATGGTGCGGCTGCCGCTTGTTGGCCGCCTGATTCCCATCATCGCGGACGAGCATGCGGATCCCGAGCAGGGCTCGGGTGCCGTCAAGATCACGCCCGCCCATGATTTCAACGACTTCGAGGTGGCCCGCCGGCACGGCCTGCCGATGATCCCGATCTTCGACGAGGAGGCGCGGATCAACGACAACGCCCCCGAGCGCTACCGCGGGCTCGACCGCTACGAGGCGCGCAAGCGGATCGTCGCCGATCTCGAGGAGCAGGGGCTTCTCGTCAAGGTCGAGCCGAAGCGGATCATGATGCCCTACGGCGACCGGTCGGGCGTCGTCGTGGAGCCGATGCTGACAGACCAGTGGTTCGTGGACGCGGCCAAGCTCGCCGGTCCCGCGATCGAAGCGGTCAGACGGCGCGACACCCGCTTCATCCCGCCGCAATGGGAGAAGACCTATTTCCAATGGCTGGAGAACATCCAGCCCTGGTGCATCTCGCGCCAGATCTGGTGGGGGCACCGCATTCCGGCATGGTACGGGCCGGAAGGTTCCATCTTCGTGGCCGAGACGGAAGAAGAGGCCCATGCCGAGGCGCGCGCGAAATTCGGCGCGGATGTGACGCTGCAGCGCGATCCCGACGTGCTCGACACCTGGTTCTCGTCTGCGCTGTGGCCCTTCTCCACCCTCGGCTGGCCCGAGGAGACGCCCGAACTCAAGCGCTTCTACCCCACCTCCACGCTGGTCACCGGCTTCGACATCATCTTCTTCTGGGTCGCGCGGATGATGATGTCGGGCCTGCACTTCATGAAGGACGTGCCCTTCCGGCAGGTCTACATCACGGGGCTCGTGCGCGACGCCAGGGGCGAGAAGATGTCGAAGTCGAAGGGCAATGTCATCGATCCCCTCGACTTCATCGAGAAATACGGCGCGGACGCCCTGCGCTTTACGCTGGCGGCGCTGGAGACCCAGGGACGCGACATCAAGCTGTCGGAATCGCGGGTCGAGGGCTATCGCAACTTCGCCACCAAGCTGTGGAACGCGGCCCGCTTCTGCCGCCTGAACGACATCCGCGGCGTCCTGCATCGCGGGGTGGCGGCCCCACCCGCCACGCTCACCGTCAACCGCTGGATCATGGGCGCGACGCGCCGCGCGGTGGAGGAGCTGACCGCCGCGCTCGAGGCCTTCCGCTTCGATGTCGCCGCCCACACCATCTACCACTTCGTCTGGCACGGCTTCTGCGACTGGTATCTCGAATTCATCAAGCCGGTGCTGGCGGGCGGGGATGCGGATGCGGCGGCCGAGACGCGGGCGGTTGCGGGATGCGTGCTCGACGTCATCCTCACCCTGCTCCATCCCTTCATGCCCTTCGTGACCGAGGAGCTGTGGCATGCGCTCGCCCCGGAAGGCGAGGGGGATGCGCGCGGTGACCTGATTCTCGGCCGCTGGCCGCAAGCGGAGGCGATCCCGGCGGATGCGGCCGCCGAAGCCGAGATCGACTGGACGATCCGGCTGATTTCCGAGATCCGCTCGGCGCGCACGGCGGTCAATGTCCCGGCCGCGGCGCAGATCCCGGCGCTCGTGCGCGGTCTCGCCCCCGAAAAGCGGGACTGGCTTGAGGCCCAGAGGCCGATGATCACGCGCCTTGCCCGGCTGTCGGACATCTCGCAGGCGGCCGAACTGCCGGCGCACGGCGCCGTCACGCTTGCCCTGGATGAGGCGACGGTGGCGCTGCCGGTGGCCGATGTGATCGACATCGCGGCGGAACGCGAGCGGCTCATGAAAGCCATTGCGAAGGCGGAAAGGGAGGCGGCGTCCCTGGAAAAGCGCCTCGCCAATCCGAATTTCCGCGATCGGGCGCCGGCCGAGGTCGTTGCGGAAACGGAAGGCCGTCTCGAGGAAACGCGCGCCCTGATCACGCGCCTGAAGGCCGCCGCAGACCGGCTTGCGGGCTGA
- a CDS encoding histidine triad nucleotide-binding protein, which yields MAYDPNNVFARILRGELPAKKVYEDDFALAFHDINPQAPIHVLVIPKGPYVSLADFSAKASDAEIAGFWRAVGRVARELGLEESGYRILANHGANAHQEVPHFHVHIFGGRPLGPMLVRVKD from the coding sequence ATGGCCTATGATCCGAACAACGTCTTTGCGCGGATCCTGCGCGGCGAGCTGCCGGCGAAGAAGGTCTATGAGGACGACTTCGCCCTCGCCTTTCATGACATCAACCCGCAGGCCCCCATCCATGTGCTCGTGATCCCGAAGGGCCCCTATGTCTCGCTCGCGGACTTCTCCGCGAAGGCTTCGGATGCGGAGATCGCCGGCTTCTGGCGCGCGGTGGGGCGCGTGGCGCGGGAGCTGGGGCTGGAGGAGAGCGGCTACCGCATCCTCGCCAATCATGGCGCCAACGCCCATCAGGAGGTGCCGCATTTCCACGTGCACATCTTCGGCGGCCGGCCGCTCGGGCCGATGCTCGTGCGCGTGAAGGATTGA
- a CDS encoding global cell cycle regulator GcrA-like protein: MSWTEDKIEKLKKLWAKGLSASQIAKELGEGFSRNAVIGKVHRLGLKSRPSPVKPRARKTGGQPRRRKSREKTLVRLLDLNDRMCKWPIGHPNEPDFHFCGKPVEPGFPYCSAHCDVAYQTSHRRQRQAQPG, encoded by the coding sequence ATGAGCTGGACCGAGGACAAGATCGAAAAGCTTAAGAAGCTGTGGGCGAAGGGCCTGTCGGCGAGCCAGATCGCGAAGGAGCTCGGCGAGGGCTTTTCGCGCAACGCCGTCATCGGCAAGGTGCACCGGCTGGGGCTGAAGTCGCGTCCCTCGCCGGTCAAGCCCAGGGCCCGCAAGACCGGCGGCCAGCCCCGGCGTCGCAAGAGCCGCGAGAAGACGCTGGTCCGCCTGCTCGACCTCAACGACCGCATGTGCAAGTGGCCGATCGGCCATCCGAACGAGCCGGATTTCCACTTCTGCGGCAAGCCCGTCGAGCCGGGCTTTCCCTATTGCTCGGCCCACTGCGACGTGGCCTATCAGACCTCCCACCGCCGGCAGCGCCAGGCGCAGCCGGGATGA
- the rsmA gene encoding ribosomal RNA small subunit methyltransferase A, with protein sequence MSGEGPGDGLPPLREVVTALGLSARKALGQHFLFDLNLTRRIARAAGPFGPDDVVFEVGPGPGGLTRALLMEGAPFVFAVERDRRMVPALDAIAARWPGRFAYRIADARGIDLKAEFGPRPVRVVANLPYNVGTHLLLGWLGEEPWPPSWVSLTLMFQKEVAARLTAAPGSADYGALSVLARWRASVRRVMTVPARAFVPPPKVDSAVVRITPATAPVPDLRLRDLDRLLRPLFAGRRKMLRRSLKGLVADPSAFLARAGVPGTARPEDLDVATLVRLAALLRVETGSRGPGRACDKD encoded by the coding sequence ATGTCCGGCGAAGGACCCGGCGACGGCCTCCCGCCCCTGCGCGAGGTCGTGACGGCGCTCGGACTGTCCGCGCGCAAGGCGCTCGGCCAGCATTTCCTCTTCGATCTCAACCTCACCCGTCGCATCGCCCGCGCGGCCGGCCCCTTCGGTCCGGACGACGTGGTCTTCGAGGTGGGGCCGGGCCCCGGCGGGCTGACCCGCGCGCTGCTGATGGAAGGGGCGCCCTTCGTCTTCGCGGTCGAGCGCGATCGGCGGATGGTACCCGCTCTGGACGCCATCGCCGCGCGCTGGCCCGGCCGCTTCGCCTATCGCATCGCCGACGCCCGCGGGATCGATCTGAAGGCGGAATTCGGCCCGCGCCCGGTGCGGGTGGTCGCGAACCTGCCGTACAACGTCGGCACCCATCTGCTCCTCGGCTGGCTGGGCGAGGAACCCTGGCCGCCTTCCTGGGTCTCGCTCACCCTCATGTTCCAGAAGGAGGTCGCCGCGCGCCTGACGGCCGCCCCCGGTTCGGCGGACTACGGCGCGCTCAGCGTGCTCGCCCGGTGGCGCGCAAGCGTGCGGCGCGTGATGACGGTGCCGGCGCGCGCCTTCGTGCCGCCGCCGAAGGTGGATTCGGCCGTGGTGCGGATCACGCCCGCCACAGCACCGGTCCCCGATCTTCGCCTGCGCGATCTGGACCGGCTGCTGCGGCCCCTCTTCGCCGGCCGGCGCAAGATGCTGCGCCGCAGCCTGAAGGGACTGGTGGCCGATCCGTCGGCCTTTCTCGCCCGCGCCGGCGTGCCCGGGACCGCGCGACCCGAAGATCTCGATGTCGCGACACTGGTTCGGCTTGCGGCGCTGCTCAGGGTCGAAACCGGCTCGCGCGGCCCCGGGCGCGCTTGCGACAAAGATTGA
- a CDS encoding chaperone SurA yields MTPRARPLPYSGPFGMTLPGRDGQWLHPRFRHGGRGVFIIMTGSITRSSKRFPHAHFRRMAAGLRRIALALAALAALLPPGARAQAPTQGTENAPGGIPQRIVALVNDEPISAYDVVQRLRLTLASIGGVKDEEQFARLQQQVIRNMVDDKLKLQEAAKFDIKVTDKDAEEAFRRQAANFRLTPEQFEAYLARLGIEKQAYLDQMKPEIAWQQLVEGRLGPFAAVSREEAEAELERLKASVGEPQYHLSEIYLIVDNPAREAQVRDTARRLVEQLREGADFAAVARQFSQSASAAAGGDMGWVTAEQLPAALADAVARLDVGEISEPIRHGGGITILKLNDRRKMLEPDPLDAEIELAQIVLPVDANTSEQELVAIVDKVEALAPQMTDCAKIPEYAAALGAKDHGSLGRLTLRDLPADLRRLLVDLPVGHATEPVRSEDGMRLFFVCDRRQPEVHMPTLDEIIARLEDQKLAMMARRYLRDLRRNAIIDYR; encoded by the coding sequence ATGACGCCGCGCGCGCGGCCCTTGCCATATTCCGGCCCATTTGGCATGACACTTCCCGGGCGGGACGGGCAGTGGCTCCATCCCCGATTCCGGCACGGCGGACGCGGCGTTTTCATCATCATGACCGGATCGATCACGCGCAGCAGCAAGAGGTTTCCGCATGCGCATTTCCGACGCATGGCGGCGGGGCTGCGAAGGATCGCCCTCGCGCTTGCCGCGCTCGCCGCGCTGTTGCCGCCTGGCGCGCGCGCCCAGGCGCCGACCCAGGGCACGGAGAACGCCCCGGGCGGCATTCCGCAGCGCATCGTCGCCCTGGTGAACGACGAGCCGATTTCGGCCTATGACGTCGTCCAGCGGCTCAGACTGACGCTCGCCTCCATCGGCGGCGTGAAGGACGAGGAGCAGTTCGCGCGCCTGCAGCAGCAGGTCATCCGCAACATGGTGGACGACAAGCTGAAGCTGCAGGAGGCCGCAAAATTCGACATCAAGGTGACGGACAAGGACGCCGAGGAGGCGTTCCGCCGCCAGGCCGCCAACTTCCGGCTGACCCCCGAGCAGTTCGAGGCCTATCTCGCGCGCCTCGGCATCGAAAAGCAGGCCTATCTCGACCAGATGAAGCCCGAGATCGCCTGGCAGCAGCTCGTCGAGGGGCGGCTCGGCCCGTTCGCGGCCGTCTCGCGCGAGGAGGCGGAGGCCGAGCTCGAGCGGCTCAAGGCCTCGGTGGGCGAGCCGCAGTATCACCTCTCCGAGATCTACCTGATCGTCGACAACCCGGCGCGCGAGGCCCAGGTGCGTGACACCGCTCGCCGCCTCGTGGAACAGCTGCGCGAGGGTGCGGATTTCGCGGCGGTGGCCCGCCAGTTCTCGCAGTCGGCGTCGGCGGCCGCCGGCGGCGACATGGGCTGGGTGACGGCCGAGCAGCTCCCGGCTGCGCTGGCGGACGCGGTGGCCAGGCTCGATGTCGGCGAGATCTCGGAGCCGATCCGGCACGGCGGCGGCATCACGATCCTCAAGCTCAACGACCGCCGGAAGATGCTGGAGCCCGACCCGCTCGATGCCGAGATCGAGCTGGCGCAGATCGTCCTGCCCGTGGACGCGAATACCAGCGAGCAGGAGCTGGTGGCCATCGTCGACAAGGTCGAGGCGCTCGCCCCGCAAATGACGGACTGCGCGAAAATTCCCGAATACGCCGCGGCGCTGGGAGCGAAGGACCACGGCTCGCTCGGGCGGCTCACCCTGCGCGACCTGCCGGCCGACCTGCGCCGGCTGCTCGTGGATCTGCCGGTGGGCCACGCAACCGAGCCCGTGCGTTCGGAGGACGGCATGCGGCTCTTCTTCGTCTGCGATCGTCGGCAGCCCGAGGTTCACATGCCCACGCTCGACGAGATCATCGCGCGTCTCGAGGACCAGAAGCTTGCGATGATGGCCCGCCGCTACCTCAGAGACCTGCGCCGCAACGCCATCATCGACTACCGCTGA
- the pdxA gene encoding 4-hydroxythreonine-4-phosphate dehydrogenase, protein MQRPLAVTLGEPAGIGPELLARLWRERSAHGLAPFVWIAPPALAARRLPDAPLIAVERAGEAAESFEAGIPLLWPTEAAESARADPARLEPGRPDPAFAPVVSASIAAAVALARRHEVAGLVTLPIHKAALAAGGFSFPGHTEYLAHLAGVRPGDVAMMFVLDDLRVVPLTIHCPLAEVPGRITPALLARRIGATVRALVHDFGIPAPRIAVAGLNPHAGEGGLMGREEADVIAPVLARLREEEGMDLVGPLPADSLFAAPSRSRFDAIVAMYHDQALIPVKTLDFARAVNVTLGLPFVRTSPDHGTALELVGTGRADPGSLLEALRLAAALARRRAARGAAPARVRGEG, encoded by the coding sequence ATGCAGCGACCGCTCGCGGTAACCCTCGGCGAGCCGGCCGGAATCGGGCCGGAACTGCTGGCCCGCCTGTGGCGGGAACGGAGCGCGCACGGGCTTGCCCCCTTCGTCTGGATCGCCCCGCCCGCGCTCGCCGCGCGCCGCCTGCCGGATGCGCCCCTCATCGCCGTGGAACGGGCCGGGGAGGCCGCCGAGTCCTTCGAGGCGGGCATTCCCCTGCTGTGGCCGACGGAGGCGGCGGAATCGGCGCGGGCGGATCCCGCCCGGCTCGAGCCCGGGCGGCCCGATCCGGCGTTCGCCCCCGTCGTCTCGGCTTCGATCGCCGCCGCCGTGGCGCTCGCGCGCCGGCACGAGGTGGCGGGGCTTGTGACGCTTCCGATCCACAAGGCGGCGCTGGCCGCCGGCGGCTTCTCCTTTCCCGGTCACACCGAATATCTCGCGCATCTGGCCGGCGTGCGGCCCGGCGACGTCGCGATGATGTTCGTGCTGGACGATCTGCGCGTCGTGCCGCTCACGATACACTGTCCGCTCGCCGAGGTGCCGGGGCGGATCACGCCCGCCCTGCTTGCGCGACGGATCGGTGCGACGGTGCGCGCACTGGTTCACGACTTCGGGATCCCCGCGCCGCGGATCGCCGTTGCCGGCCTCAACCCGCATGCCGGCGAAGGGGGGCTGATGGGGCGGGAGGAGGCCGATGTCATCGCCCCCGTGCTCGCCCGGCTGCGCGAGGAGGAGGGCATGGACCTCGTCGGGCCGCTGCCAGCGGACAGCCTGTTCGCCGCGCCGAGCCGGTCGCGCTTCGACGCCATCGTGGCCATGTACCACGACCAGGCGCTGATCCCCGTCAAGACGCTGGATTTCGCCCGCGCCGTCAATGTGACGCTGGGTCTGCCCTTCGTGCGGACCTCGCCCGATCACGGCACCGCGCTCGAACTCGTCGGCACCGGCCGGGCGGACCCGGGAAGCCTGCTGGAGGCGCTGCGGCTCGCCGCAGCCCTCGCCCGCCGCCGGGCGGCCCGCGGGGCGGCGCCGGCCCGGGTGCGGGGGGAAGGCTGA
- a CDS encoding transport permease protein — MAGDREQAAEDEASPRGLPPHGVRRIGRVNTLGLWTLYQKEVWRFLKVWLQTIAAPAAQALFFFIIFAIVIGGSGRASASVPYPQFLAPGLVIMAILQNAFANTSSSLIIAKVQGTIIDVLMPPLSAGEITFGYVMGGVTRGVLLAIALLGAFLLLPFKVVVIHDWAAIVYFALTGAAMLALIGMLTGIWAYKFDHVATITNFVVAPLTLLSGTFYSVARLKESVGGAGAHILDLVLAANPFFYVIDGFRYGFIGEADSNVALGAVVVFAVDAALWLVTWRVLARGWRLKP; from the coding sequence ATGGCAGGCGATCGTGAGCAAGCGGCGGAAGACGAGGCGTCCCCGCGCGGCCTGCCGCCCCACGGCGTGCGTCGGATCGGGCGGGTCAACACCCTCGGGCTGTGGACCCTCTACCAGAAGGAGGTCTGGCGGTTTCTGAAGGTCTGGCTGCAGACGATCGCGGCCCCGGCCGCACAGGCGCTGTTCTTCTTCATCATCTTCGCCATCGTCATCGGCGGCTCGGGACGTGCGAGCGCGTCGGTCCCCTACCCCCAGTTTCTGGCGCCGGGGCTCGTCATCATGGCGATCCTGCAGAACGCCTTTGCCAACACCTCATCCTCGCTCATCATCGCCAAGGTCCAGGGCACCATCATCGACGTACTGATGCCGCCGCTGTCGGCGGGCGAGATCACCTTCGGCTACGTCATGGGCGGGGTCACCCGCGGCGTGCTGCTGGCGATCGCGCTCCTCGGCGCCTTTCTTCTGCTCCCCTTCAAGGTCGTGGTGATCCACGACTGGGCGGCGATCGTCTATTTCGCGCTCACCGGTGCGGCGATGCTGGCGCTCATCGGGATGCTGACCGGCATCTGGGCCTACAAGTTCGACCACGTGGCGACCATCACGAATTTCGTGGTGGCGCCGCTGACCCTGCTGTCGGGTACCTTCTATTCCGTCGCGCGTCTGAAGGAGAGCGTCGGCGGTGCCGGCGCCCACATCCTCGACCTCGTGCTGGCCGCCAATCCCTTCTTCTACGTGATCGACGGCTTCCGCTACGGCTTCATCGGCGAGGCGGACAGCAATGTCGCGCTGGGGGCCGTCGTCGTGTTCGCCGTCGATGCGGCGCTCTGGCTCGTCACCTGGCGCGTGCTCGCCCGCGGCTGGCGCCTGAAGCCCTGA